The proteins below are encoded in one region of Nitrospirota bacterium:
- a CDS encoding thioredoxin family protein, whose protein sequence is MPREVNTTDTFEKEVIQSDRPVLVDFWGPRCSPCLALMPQIEDFEKRYGEKVKIVKIDASKNRRLCLSFKVLGLPTFLIYKNGKEVSRLSGDHLNITDIEESVKKIIE, encoded by the coding sequence ATGCCAAGAGAAGTTAACACTACTGATACTTTTGAAAAAGAGGTAATTCAATCAGATAGACCAGTCCTCGTTGACTTTTGGGGTCCTCGGTGTAGTCCATGCCTTGCCCTGATGCCTCAAATTGAGGACTTTGAAAAAAGGTATGGCGAAAAAGTTAAAATAGTCAAAATTGATGCCTCTAAGAACAGACGGCTTTGTTTAAGTTTTAAGGTTTTGGGTCTTCCGACATTTCTTATCTATAAAAATGGGAAAGAGGTGAGTCGGCTTAGCGGAGATCATCTTAATATTACTGACATAGAAGAGTCGGTAAAAAAAATAATAGAATAA